From the genome of Methanobrevibacter sp., one region includes:
- a CDS encoding DUF3795 domain-containing protein, which translates to MKMPDEIDSKLLAPCGINCISCERYQNPCAGCLISDDGKSKASLKCKIKSCFDSKNFSYCGRCSEFPCPLMKKHSKKYLKRHNLNTLDSAKRIKTTGIGRMMAQDRERWSCPKCGGVVKFQTKECSECGFKVD; encoded by the coding sequence ATGAAAATGCCTGACGAAATAGATTCAAAATTACTTGCACCATGCGGGATAAATTGCATCAGCTGTGAGAGATATCAAAATCCCTGCGCAGGATGCCTGATCAGTGACGACGGTAAAAGCAAGGCCAGCTTGAAATGCAAAATCAAATCCTGCTTTGATTCCAAAAACTTCAGCTATTGCGGACGCTGCAGTGAGTTTCCATGTCCCCTCATGAAAAAGCATTCCAAAAAATATCTAAAAAGACACAATTTGAATACACTGGACAGCGCCAAAAGAATTAAAACTACCGGCATCGGACGCATGATGGCACAGGATAGGGAAAGATGGTCATGCCCGAAATGCGGAGGAGTTGTGAAATTCCAAACTAAGGAGTGCAGCGAGTGCGGATTTAAAGTTGATTAA
- a CDS encoding peptide ABC transporter permease, whose protein sequence is MDLIGGYLLVLLVLFTGNIALLLGNNKMDNLRLIAISLASSIITFALINVSIYLNGPLSFLIDYFSYLFFLIFAVIVILMLYCSKKDNLKRPLYIIIAIFLISTILFSSQANLSIFEMILYSLLVFIILFVVYQLSKLLHHAKRRYSVIIMEYMCLYSILIFIFGLTYDSTRVLDYKMFTPFLILTPTYQLIYVIIAIIVVLVIGVLINDFNGGNS, encoded by the coding sequence ATGGATTTAATTGGAGGATATTTGCTGGTACTATTGGTATTGTTTACGGGCAATATTGCTTTACTTTTAGGAAATAATAAAATGGATAACCTAAGATTAATTGCAATATCTCTTGCATCTTCAATTATAACTTTCGCTTTAATAAATGTCTCGATTTATCTAAATGGTCCATTGTCATTTTTGATTGATTATTTTAGCTATTTATTTTTCTTGATTTTTGCAGTAATTGTAATATTGATGTTATATTGCTCAAAAAAGGATAATTTAAAGCGACCATTATATATAATCATAGCGATATTTTTAATCTCAACAATCTTATTCTCTTCCCAAGCGAATCTAAGCATTTTTGAGATGATTTTATATTCTTTATTGGTATTTATTATATTATTTGTTGTCTATCAACTTTCAAAATTATTGCACCATGCAAAAAGACGATATTCTGTAATAATCATGGAATATATGTGTTTATACTCAATATTGATTTTCATATTCGGTTTGACATATGATTCCACAAGGGTTCTTGACTACAAGATGTTCACTCCTTTTTTAATATTGACTCCTACATATCAGTTGATTTACGTTATTATAGCTATTATTGTTGTCTTGGTCATTGGTGTGCTTATAAATGATTTTAATGGGGGAAATTCATGA
- a CDS encoding MotA/TolQ/ExbB proton channel family protein, with translation MIIQGTETLTSLIHILSESLLTPVIVLLVISIVIVILAFGGLINERISRKPIQSKDLEDLVRRVSFSNNVEQMKKEINDSDLFDYQKEVLIRIADNYDIGPDARKALASELISANETRLIKKTNKTDILVRVGPSLGLLGTLIPLGPGLAALGTGDIATLAQSLTIAFDTTVTGLTIGALSYLISKYKKQWYESELIDVETVAEAELETINRW, from the coding sequence ATGATAATTCAGGGAACTGAAACATTAACTTCATTAATTCACATACTCTCAGAAAGCCTGTTGACACCAGTCATAGTGTTGCTTGTCATTTCGATTGTCATTGTTATATTGGCATTTGGAGGATTGATTAATGAACGTATTTCAAGAAAACCAATACAATCTAAGGATTTAGAGGATTTGGTAAGGCGTGTTTCATTTTCAAACAATGTAGAACAGATGAAAAAAGAAATTAATGATAGCGATTTGTTTGATTATCAAAAAGAAGTTTTAATCAGGATTGCGGATAATTATGATATAGGTCCTGATGCAAGAAAGGCATTGGCTAGCGAATTGATTTCAGCTAATGAAACAAGATTAATAAAAAAGACAAACAAAACTGACATACTGGTTCGTGTAGGTCCAAGTCTTGGTCTTTTAGGTACATTGATTCCATTAGGTCCGGGTCTTGCAGCGCTTGGAACTGGAGACATCGCAACCCTTGCTCAATCTCTTACAATTGCATTCGATACAACCGTGACAGGTTTGACCATTGGGGCTCTTTCATATTTGATTTCCAAATATAAGAAGCAATGGTATGAGTCAGAGCTGATTGATGTTGAGACTGTTGCTGAAGCGGAACTTGAAACTATAAACAGATGGTGA
- a CDS encoding DUF2149 domain-containing protein, which produces MLRKRRRISESIDDDPMSGLNNLSDAMLVLALGFLIFAIMALSANPDMITQSQSTQDVSTADTFTQNYTDAGGLEDSGYNEVGKVYEDPTTGELVMVSG; this is translated from the coding sequence ATGCTTAGAAAAAGAAGGAGGATTTCAGAATCCATAGATGATGATCCAATGAGCGGATTGAACAACCTTTCAGATGCAATGCTTGTGCTTGCTTTAGGCTTTTTAATTTTTGCAATCATGGCATTATCTGCTAATCCTGACATGATTACTCAAAGCCAGTCCACTCAGGATGTTTCAACAGCGGATACATTCACTCAAAACTACACTGATGCCGGGGGACTCGAAGACAGTGGATACAATGAAGTCGGTAAAGTCTATGAAGACCCAACCACTGGCGAGTTGGTGATGGTGTCGGGTTGA